A genomic window from Chitinophaga pollutisoli includes:
- a CDS encoding PorP/SprF family type IX secretion system membrane protein, translated as MKNKILVALLAVCGSLQSASAQVDPHFSQYYAYPLFLNPAMAGVIDGDYRLSGNYRNQWANFGDPFSTGGVSFDAPTAKNVGLGITALNMRAGSAGFNYFNAMATVSYSGVKMGRNNTTQLVAGVQAGVISRRVDQSKFQMGSQYNPVSGFDPNIPTGESLRATSSTVFDANVGLLLFDGNPNHKFNPFIGIAGAHLTQPQDPFVAENDETKSLPVRYTVHGGSRIQVNEMIGLTPHALYMRQGNAEETVAGIYSQIRVNLEFDLLVGANYRFNDAVIPFAGFHYKNFTLGLSYDANASNLRKLASGSNAFEVSLSFIGRKRRILEPEYFICPRL; from the coding sequence ATGAAGAATAAAATTTTAGTGGCATTGCTCGCGGTTTGCGGAAGTTTACAGTCTGCCAGCGCCCAGGTAGACCCGCACTTTTCACAGTATTACGCCTATCCGCTGTTCCTGAATCCGGCGATGGCAGGTGTAATCGACGGAGACTACCGGTTGAGCGGCAACTACCGCAACCAATGGGCGAACTTCGGTGATCCCTTTTCCACCGGCGGTGTTTCGTTTGATGCGCCTACCGCCAAGAACGTGGGCCTGGGTATCACCGCGCTCAACATGCGGGCCGGTTCGGCGGGGTTCAATTACTTCAATGCCATGGCTACTGTTTCGTATAGTGGTGTGAAAATGGGCCGGAACAACACCACCCAGCTGGTGGCGGGCGTTCAGGCAGGCGTGATCAGCCGCAGGGTGGATCAGTCCAAATTCCAGATGGGCAGCCAGTACAACCCGGTAAGCGGCTTCGATCCCAATATTCCCACCGGCGAATCGCTACGGGCTACTTCTTCGACTGTGTTCGACGCCAACGTTGGCCTGCTGCTGTTCGATGGTAACCCCAATCACAAATTCAATCCCTTTATCGGTATAGCAGGTGCGCACCTTACCCAGCCGCAGGATCCATTTGTGGCGGAGAACGACGAAACGAAATCGTTGCCCGTCCGTTATACGGTACACGGCGGTTCGCGTATCCAGGTGAATGAAATGATCGGCCTTACGCCACACGCCCTGTACATGCGCCAGGGAAATGCGGAAGAAACCGTTGCGGGCATCTATTCCCAGATCCGCGTAAACCTCGAATTTGATCTGCTGGTAGGCGCCAACTATCGTTTCAATGACGCCGTGATCCCTTTCGCAGGGTTTCATTATAAGAACTTCACGCTGGGCCTCAGCTACGACGCCAATGCATCCAATCTTCGCAAACTCGCCAGCGGCAGCAACGCTTTTGAAGTGTCGCTTTCGTTCATCGGGCGCAAACGGAGAATCCTCGAACCGGAATATTTCATCTGCCCCAGGTTATAA
- a CDS encoding PfkB family carbohydrate kinase codes for MSLTVVGTMAFDDIETPFGKSDKIVGGSASFIAWAASNFVQPVNQVSVIGGDFPQEELDALTARGVAMDGVQVKKDEKSFYWAGRYHLDMNSRDTLVTDLNVLADFQPVIPDSYQGSEFLILGNLTPQVQMSVINQMKTRPKLIVMDTMNFWMDVALEDLLKTIKMVDVLMINDSEARQLTGEYSLVKAAKKVLTMGPRFLIIKKGEHGAMLFHENHVFFAPALPLEDVYDPTGAGDTFAGGFMGHLAKTKDISFENMKTAIIVGSAMASFCVEKFGAARLREITKEDITTRLEQFVQLVNFDIDLV; via the coding sequence ATGTCTCTTACCGTAGTAGGTACCATGGCGTTCGACGATATCGAAACGCCGTTCGGTAAATCAGATAAAATCGTCGGCGGTTCCGCTTCGTTCATCGCCTGGGCCGCTTCCAACTTCGTTCAGCCTGTTAACCAGGTGTCCGTTATCGGCGGGGATTTCCCGCAGGAAGAACTGGATGCCCTCACTGCCAGAGGCGTTGCCATGGACGGTGTGCAGGTGAAGAAAGACGAAAAATCATTTTACTGGGCCGGCCGTTATCATCTTGATATGAACTCCCGCGATACCCTCGTAACAGACCTGAACGTGCTGGCTGATTTCCAGCCCGTGATCCCCGACAGCTACCAGGGCAGCGAATTCCTCATTCTCGGCAACCTCACCCCGCAGGTGCAGATGAGCGTTATCAACCAGATGAAAACGCGCCCCAAACTCATCGTAATGGATACGATGAACTTCTGGATGGACGTGGCGCTGGAAGATCTCCTCAAAACCATCAAAATGGTGGATGTACTCATGATCAACGATTCTGAGGCTCGCCAGCTCACCGGTGAATATTCCCTCGTGAAAGCCGCGAAGAAAGTCCTCACCATGGGCCCCCGCTTCCTGATCATCAAGAAAGGCGAGCACGGCGCCATGCTGTTCCACGAAAACCACGTGTTCTTCGCACCCGCATTGCCGCTGGAAGATGTATACGACCCCACCGGCGCCGGCGACACCTTCGCAGGAGGTTTCATGGGCCACCTGGCTAAAACGAAAGATATCTCCTTCGAAAACATGAAAACTGCCATCATCGTAGGTTCGGCCATGGCATCGTTCTGCGTGGAGAAATTCGGCGCAGCCCGCCTCCGCGAAATCACCAAAGAAGACATCACCACCCGCCTCGAACAATTCGTGCAACTGGTGAACTTCGATATCGATCTCGTTTAG
- a CDS encoding OmpA family protein, with protein MKKFTFICILTLTGLLTHLQAQYIYDYKRTADQYFEQKDYYSAAQYYSKALGTFSVKPGEYRPYQVERSGKKKEQKLKDYEQVVYRLAESYRMYNDFGSAEKYYAEAVTFDTSLFPMARYWYGVTIRANAKKSEDYERALEQFTAFRQGYKAYDDFSKRADLEIRNCEFAIEEMKYPPRYEVVKVSGNINQGGANYAIVPVSDNTVYFTSSRPDSVLMAKKSNPFINTLYMATGNNASYESREKVSIPTDKGIEQGAAAITPDGNTLFLTRWNSKDGAKKSTIYRSIRSGAGWTEPQPLDASINVAGYSAKEPSISSDGKYFLFVSDRSGGKGGFDIWYASIGNGGTLSAPQNIGNTINSDGDESSPFYDPGKQTLIFSTNGRVGFGGQDFYSSKSAGNFGGWSAPENLGYPINSAKDDQYYTGLSPDKALNKGFISSDRESVCCLEIFAVKRKAKMAGGMVLDCETNKPLAGAKITLLDSTQRNVLETQTTGMGGNYMFEIEMNKKYKVLIEKENYFSKNFNFNSEQLTMVDSMMNPTVCLKRFEINKPIVLNDIYYDYNKATLRPESKVILDSLYFLLLDNPKMEIELGAHTDSKGTDAYNLKLSNARAKSCVDYLLSKGIEEKRIVSKGYGETRPVAPNTLPNGADNPDGRQANRRTEFKVLRN; from the coding sequence ATGAAAAAATTTACCTTCATATGTATTTTGACTTTGACAGGATTGCTCACGCACCTGCAGGCACAGTACATCTATGATTACAAACGTACGGCAGATCAGTATTTCGAGCAGAAAGACTATTACTCCGCAGCACAGTACTACAGCAAGGCGCTTGGCACCTTTAGCGTGAAACCCGGGGAATACCGTCCATACCAGGTGGAACGCAGCGGTAAGAAAAAAGAACAGAAACTGAAGGATTATGAGCAGGTAGTATACCGCCTGGCGGAATCTTACCGCATGTACAACGATTTCGGCAGCGCGGAGAAGTATTACGCTGAAGCTGTGACCTTTGATACCTCACTTTTCCCTATGGCGCGGTACTGGTATGGCGTTACCATCCGCGCGAATGCGAAGAAGTCGGAAGATTATGAGCGCGCCCTCGAGCAGTTTACCGCCTTCCGGCAGGGGTACAAGGCGTACGACGATTTTTCGAAAAGAGCCGACCTGGAAATCAGGAATTGCGAATTCGCGATCGAAGAAATGAAATATCCGCCGCGGTACGAAGTCGTGAAAGTTTCAGGGAATATCAATCAGGGCGGCGCCAACTACGCCATCGTGCCGGTTTCAGATAATACGGTGTATTTCACGTCGTCGCGGCCGGATTCGGTATTGATGGCGAAGAAGTCGAACCCTTTTATTAACACGTTGTACATGGCCACGGGCAATAATGCCAGCTATGAAAGCCGGGAGAAGGTTTCCATTCCTACAGACAAAGGCATTGAACAAGGCGCCGCAGCGATCACGCCCGACGGCAATACGCTTTTCCTCACCCGCTGGAACAGTAAAGACGGCGCGAAGAAATCGACTATCTACCGTAGCATCCGCAGCGGAGCGGGGTGGACGGAGCCCCAACCCCTCGATGCCTCCATCAATGTAGCGGGCTACAGCGCCAAAGAACCTTCTATCTCCTCCGACGGTAAATACTTCCTTTTCGTGTCCGACCGCTCCGGCGGCAAAGGAGGATTCGATATCTGGTACGCCTCCATCGGCAATGGCGGCACCCTCAGCGCCCCCCAGAACATCGGCAATACGATCAACTCCGACGGCGACGAAAGCTCGCCCTTCTACGACCCCGGTAAACAAACCCTCATTTTCAGCACCAACGGCCGCGTAGGCTTTGGTGGACAAGACTTCTATTCCTCCAAATCCGCCGGCAACTTCGGCGGGTGGAGCGCCCCCGAAAACCTCGGTTACCCCATCAACTCCGCCAAAGACGATCAATATTACACCGGCCTTTCTCCGGATAAAGCCCTTAACAAAGGCTTTATCAGCTCCGACAGGGAGTCTGTTTGCTGCCTCGAAATCTTCGCCGTGAAAAGAAAAGCCAAAATGGCCGGCGGGATGGTCCTCGACTGCGAAACCAATAAACCCCTCGCAGGCGCTAAAATCACGCTGCTCGACAGCACCCAGCGAAACGTGCTGGAAACGCAAACCACGGGCATGGGCGGCAATTACATGTTCGAAATCGAAATGAACAAGAAGTATAAAGTGCTGATCGAGAAGGAAAACTACTTCTCCAAGAACTTCAATTTCAACTCGGAACAGCTGACCATGGTGGATTCCATGATGAACCCCACCGTTTGCCTGAAACGATTCGAGATTAACAAACCCATCGTACTGAACGATATCTATTACGATTACAACAAAGCCACCCTGCGGCCGGAGTCCAAAGTCATCCTGGATTCCCTCTACTTCCTGCTGCTGGATAACCCGAAAATGGAAATCGAACTGGGCGCGCATACCGACAGCAAAGGCACGGATGCTTACAACCTCAAGTTGTCGAACGCCCGCGCCAAGTCCTGTGTGGATTACCTCCTCAGCAAAGGCATTGAAGAGAAACGCATTGTGAGCAAGGGCTATGGCGAAACGCGCCCCGTTGCGCCGAATACCCTGCCCAACGGCGCCGACAACCCCGACGGCCGGCAAGCCAACCGCCGCACGGAATTTAAGGTGCTACGAAACTGA
- a CDS encoding S1/P1 nuclease — translation MKTVLTMLLLMSALLPLQPAQAYGPTGHRVVAELASFHLSAKAKAGIRKIIGNETLAMIANWPDFIKSDTTGRYNHTSPWHYLDFPGHCSRAEFDRIMAEAKGENLYSQTQAMIAQLKNPKTTPGQQKFTLSFLVHMIGDMHMPLHVGRDEDIGGNKIQVSWFDRPTNLHRVWDEHLIDFQQYSYTEYAHILHRVLTPAHTQQIRSGSIADWMWESHVLSDKIYDRTRPGDKLSYRYNFLFVEDLNDQLQKGGVRLAKILNEIFA, via the coding sequence ATGAAAACGGTTTTAACCATGCTACTGCTGATGAGTGCCCTTCTTCCACTGCAACCGGCACAGGCTTACGGCCCTACCGGCCACCGGGTAGTAGCGGAGCTCGCCTCCTTCCATCTCAGCGCCAAAGCGAAAGCAGGCATCCGGAAAATCATCGGCAATGAAACCCTCGCCATGATCGCCAACTGGCCCGACTTCATCAAATCAGACACCACCGGCCGGTACAACCATACTTCCCCCTGGCATTACCTCGACTTTCCCGGCCATTGCTCCCGCGCGGAATTCGACCGTATTATGGCCGAAGCCAAAGGCGAAAATCTCTACAGCCAAACGCAGGCGATGATCGCACAGCTTAAAAACCCCAAAACCACACCTGGACAGCAAAAGTTCACGCTCTCCTTCCTTGTGCATATGATCGGCGACATGCATATGCCGCTGCACGTCGGGCGCGACGAAGACATTGGCGGCAACAAGATCCAGGTTTCCTGGTTCGACCGCCCCACCAACCTCCACCGCGTGTGGGACGAGCACCTGATCGATTTCCAGCAATACAGCTATACCGAATACGCCCATATCCTCCACCGTGTGCTCACCCCTGCCCATACCCAACAGATCCGCAGCGGCAGCATCGCCGACTGGATGTGGGAATCGCATGTGCTGAGCGACAAAATCTACGACCGCACCCGCCCCGGCGACAAACTGAGCTATCGTTACAACTTCCTGTTCGTGGAAGACCTCAACGACCAGTTGCAAAAAGGCGGCGTCCGCCTGGCAAAAATCCTCAACGAAATCTTCGCGTAA